The following are from one region of the Sphingobium sp. MI1205 genome:
- a CDS encoding cytochrome ubiquinol oxidase subunit I, translated as MFDAVDAIILARAQFAFTVSFHFLFPAFSIGLASYLMVLEGLWLATGKGVYANLYRYWLKIFAVVFAMGVVSGIVMSYQFGTNWSVFSDKAGPVIGPLMAYEVLTAFFLEAGFLGVMLFGIDKVGRKLHFAATCAVAIGTFISAFWILSVNSWMQTPTGHEIGANGQFLPGPSWMAIIFNPSFPYRLVHTVLAAYLTTAFAVGAVGAWHLLKDRSNPGARTMFSMAMWMAAIVAPVQVVAGDLHGLNTLEHQPVKVMAMEGHYDSHPDGAPLILAGIPDSANKRVDYAISIPKASSLILKHDLNAPLKGLDTVPDTDEPPVPIVFWAFRVMVGLGFAMVGLGLWSLIARMRGRLYEWRWLHRAALVMGPSGFIAVLAGWTVTEVGRQPFTVYGLLRTAQSASPLDAPAVAASLIAFVLVYFTVFGMGIWYLLHLMKKPPEAHERGLSGAPIRTAGITPAPAVEGGE; from the coding sequence ATGTTCGATGCTGTGGACGCGATCATCCTGGCCCGCGCGCAATTCGCCTTTACGGTCAGCTTTCATTTCCTGTTCCCGGCCTTTTCGATCGGGCTGGCCAGCTATCTGATGGTGCTGGAAGGGCTGTGGCTCGCGACCGGTAAGGGCGTGTACGCCAATCTGTACCGCTACTGGCTGAAGATCTTTGCGGTCGTGTTCGCCATGGGCGTCGTGTCCGGCATCGTCATGTCCTATCAGTTCGGCACCAACTGGTCGGTTTTTTCCGACAAGGCGGGTCCGGTCATCGGCCCGCTCATGGCCTATGAGGTGCTGACCGCCTTTTTCCTGGAGGCGGGTTTCCTGGGCGTGATGCTGTTCGGGATCGACAAGGTCGGGCGCAAGCTGCATTTCGCCGCGACTTGCGCGGTGGCGATCGGCACGTTCATTTCGGCATTCTGGATATTGTCGGTCAACAGCTGGATGCAGACGCCGACCGGGCATGAAATCGGCGCGAACGGCCAGTTCCTACCCGGCCCCAGCTGGATGGCGATCATCTTCAACCCCAGCTTTCCCTATCGTCTGGTCCACACCGTTCTGGCGGCTTATCTGACGACGGCTTTCGCCGTTGGCGCGGTCGGCGCGTGGCATCTGCTCAAGGATCGATCCAATCCCGGCGCGCGCACCATGTTTTCCATGGCGATGTGGATGGCGGCGATCGTCGCGCCGGTTCAGGTCGTCGCGGGCGACCTGCACGGGCTCAACACGCTGGAGCACCAGCCGGTCAAGGTGATGGCGATGGAAGGCCATTATGACAGCCATCCCGATGGCGCGCCGCTGATCCTTGCTGGCATCCCGGACAGCGCAAACAAGCGTGTCGATTACGCCATTTCCATTCCCAAGGCATCGTCGCTGATCCTGAAGCATGATCTGAACGCGCCGCTCAAAGGGCTGGACACTGTCCCCGACACCGACGAACCGCCCGTCCCTATCGTCTTCTGGGCGTTTCGTGTCATGGTCGGGCTGGGTTTCGCCATGGTCGGGCTGGGCTTGTGGAGCCTGATCGCGCGGATGCGCGGGCGGCTTTACGAATGGCGATGGCTGCACAGGGCCGCGCTGGTCATGGGACCATCGGGTTTCATCGCGGTTCTGGCAGGCTGGACAGTGACCGAAGTGGGCCGCCAGCCCTTCACCGTCTATGGACTGCTGCGCACGGCGCAAAGCGCGTCACCATTGGATGCCCCGGCCGTCGCCGCCTCGCTGATCGCGTTCGTGCTCGTCTATTTCACCGTGTTTGGCATGGGCATATGGTATCTGCTGCACCTGATGAAGAAGCCGCCCGAAGCGCATGAGCGCGGGTTGAGCGGCGCGCCCATCCGCACCGCCGGGATCACCCCCGCACCCGCAGTAGAAGGAGGCGAATGA
- the cydB gene encoding cytochrome d ubiquinol oxidase subunit II yields MIDLTVIWAAIIGFAIIAYVVMDGFDLGIGILFPLFRAGKDRDTAMNSIAPVWDGNETWLVLGGGGLLAAFPLAYAIILPALYAPLIAMLLGLVLRGVAFEFRWRDPAHRAWWDRAFTGGSAVATFAQGVTLGALLQGISVEGRAYAGGWWEWLSPFSMLTGAGLLVGYALLGACWLNWKTEGDLQRQAAGYAGRLGIALLLVIGAVSLATLTLEASYQDRWLSWPGILATAQVPLATLIVTALFYRSLSRRKDVQPFIWALGLFMLCLLGLGISIWPYVVPARVTIWEAAAPYRSQIFMLVGAAVLVPVILAYTAWAYWVFRGKVGDEGYH; encoded by the coding sequence ATGATCGACCTGACGGTCATCTGGGCCGCCATCATCGGCTTTGCGATCATCGCCTATGTCGTGATGGACGGCTTTGACCTGGGCATTGGCATCCTGTTCCCGCTGTTCAGGGCGGGAAAGGACCGCGACACCGCGATGAACAGCATCGCCCCGGTCTGGGACGGTAACGAGACATGGCTGGTGCTGGGCGGCGGCGGCCTGCTGGCGGCGTTCCCGCTGGCCTATGCCATCATCCTGCCCGCGCTTTACGCGCCGCTCATCGCGATGCTGCTGGGGCTGGTGCTGCGCGGCGTCGCGTTCGAGTTTCGCTGGCGCGACCCGGCGCACCGGGCGTGGTGGGATCGCGCCTTCACGGGCGGATCGGCCGTCGCCACCTTCGCACAGGGCGTGACGCTGGGCGCGTTGTTGCAAGGGATCAGCGTGGAGGGCCGCGCCTATGCCGGGGGATGGTGGGAATGGCTGTCGCCCTTTTCCATGCTGACCGGTGCGGGGCTGCTGGTCGGCTATGCCCTGCTCGGCGCCTGCTGGCTCAACTGGAAGACCGAGGGCGACCTGCAACGGCAGGCGGCAGGCTATGCCGGACGGCTGGGCATCGCGCTGCTACTGGTGATCGGTGCGGTCAGCCTGGCGACGCTCACGCTTGAGGCGAGCTATCAGGACCGTTGGCTGTCATGGCCCGGCATCCTTGCGACGGCGCAGGTTCCGCTGGCCACCCTGATCGTGACAGCCCTCTTCTACCGCAGCCTTTCCCGTCGGAAGGATGTGCAGCCCTTTATCTGGGCGCTGGGGCTGTTCATGCTCTGCCTGCTGGGACTGGGGATTTCGATATGGCCCTATGTCGTGCCAGCGCGCGTCACGATATGGGAGGCCGCCGCGCCCTATCGCAGCCAGATCTTCATGCTGGTCGGGGCGGCGGTCCTGGTGCCCGTCATCCTTGCCTACACCGCCTGGGCCTATTGGGTGTTCCGGGGCAAGGTGGGCGACGAAGGCTATCATTGA
- a CDS encoding DUF2474 family protein, with translation MQGRWARLLWFIGIWAASVAVLAAVSFGLRLWLM, from the coding sequence ATGCAGGGGCGCTGGGCCAGGTTGCTTTGGTTCATCGGTATCTGGGCGGCGAGCGTAGCCGTCCTGGCGGCTGTATCGTTCGGCCTGCGCCTGTGGCTGATGTGA